In Nocardioides sp. WS12, the DNA window TCGTCGATCCGAACCGGACGTTGATCCTCAACTCCCCGCGCGGCCTACGGGACGCCAACGAGAAGTTGTTTGTCCTCCAAACCCCCAGCGCTCTCGGAACAGACAGCCAGGTCGCGTTGACCCCTCCAACACTCGTGACCAGCAACCGGACCAAAATCAGAGAGACCGTGCTCCAGTGGGGGCGTGCCGTCCTCAAGCCGACCGACGGAATGGCTGGACGCGGCGTCATGGTGCTCGATCCGACGGATCCGAACCTAGGCACCCTCCTCGACTCCGCGACCAACCGGGGAAACACCCAGGTCGTCATCCAAAAGTGGATCGAAGACGTCGAGGCCGAAGGCGACCGACGACTCATCGTCCTCGGTGGCGTTCCCATCGGATCTGTACGCCGAAGGGCAGTCGAAGGCGACTTCCGCTGCAACATGGCAGCTGGCGGTGCCCCCGAAGCAGACGTTGTGACCGACCGCGACCGAGAAGTGTGCGCCCGGCTCGCCCCGATGCTGTGGTCGCGAGGCCTCCACCTCGTCGGACTCGACCTCATCGGCCCCTACGTCACCGAAATCAACGTCACCAGCCCGACCGGCATCCGCGAGATCGACGTCGTCGGCAACGTTCAGGCCGCCCACGAAGTGATCGTGTGGTCTGAGACGCAGTGCCCCCGCCGCGCAGGGGCACCCACCAACACAGGAGGAAGTTCCCAGTGACTACCCGACGGGTCGTCGTTGTCGGCGCCGACGCTGCAGGAATGAGCGCAGCCCATCAGGCGATCCGCGCGAACCGCGCTCGCGGCGAGGAAATCGAGGTCGTCGCCCTTGAGATGACCCAAGACACCTCGTACTCAGCATGCGGCCTGCCCTACTGGGTTGCCGGCGATGTTGACGATGCCGACGAACTGGTGGCCCGATCACCTGAACGCCATCGTGAACTGGGGATCGATCTCCGACTGGGAGCCACCGCTACGGAGCTCGATGTCAAGGATCGCAAACTGACCTACCGGACAAGTGCCGGTGACACGATCCGGATCGGTTACGACGACCTCGTCATCGCCACAGGGGCAGCACCTGTCATCCCCGACTGGGCACGCACAACCGAAGGGGCCATGGTCCCCGGGGTGCGTCCCCTCAAGGACATGACCGATGGACACGCTTGGCTCCGGACCCTCAACCCAACAACCTCCCAGGCTCCAGCCGCCAGCCCGTCCCCACGCCGCGGGATCGTTGTCGGTGGAGGGTACGTCGGAGTGGAGATGGCCGAGGCCATGCACCGGCGCGGATGGGAAACGACCCTCATCACACGTACTCGCGTCATGAGCAACCTTGACCCAGACATGAGCGCGCGACTTGAAACAGTCATTGAAAGCGCAGGCGTCACCGTCATCGGCGACACCCAAGTGAGTGAACTTCGGACCCATCCCGACGGCTCCGTGGCCGCAGCGGTCACTGACGACGGAACGGTGTACCCCGCCGATGCGATCGTCGTCGCGATGGGGGTTCGTCCGGCCACAGGGTTCGCCTCACTCGCAGGCCTTCCCGTTGGCAAGACAGGGGGTCTCCTTGCAGACGAATCCGGTCGGGTCGCGCCGGGAGTCTGGGCAGCAGGTGACTGTTGCGAGGTCAAGCACCGCGTGACCGGCAAATGGACGTTCGCTCCGCTCGGCACCCACGCGAACAAACAAGGGAAAACGATCGGCGAGAACCTCGCCGGCGGCGAAGCCCGGTTCCAGGGAGTCCTCGGGACCGCTATTACCAGATTCGTTGCAGGCGACCATCACGTCGAAGTCGCGAGAACCGGGCTGAGCACAGCCGAGGCAGAAGAGGCTGGCTTCACCGTGGCCTCACTGGTCACCGAAGGACGTACCGCCAGCGGATACATGCCCGAAGCCAGCCCGATCGCAGTGAAGGTCATCGCCGACGCGTACAGCCGACGACTCATGGGCATGCAGATCATCGGCGGACGAGCAGCTGGAAAGCGGATCGACACCGCGGCAGCCTCCCTTTGGGCCGGCCTCAGCGTCGACGACCTGGCAAGCATGGACCTGGCCTATGCCCCGCCGTTTGCCACAGTGTGGGAAGTCGTCCAGTTGGCCGCGCGACGTCTTGCCGATCGAATGTGATGACGCACTGATCGGGCCCGCCAGGCACTCCCAACGTCACGCCTATTCGCGTTGTAGGTGAGACCAACCGCTCCGCTCTGATCGCCGTGGGCGTGACGATCTCGACCCTTCCTAGGGCGTCTGGATCGTCACGCCCATTTGGTGTTGGTGAGACAAATCCCGAAGCGCCAAATGAACTGAGAAATATCCTTCAAAGTAGTTGACGTCTAAGAAAGCGTGTATCTAAAGTGTCGTATGACGAGCATCACAACATGGGGTGGTGCTCGACCCGTTCAAGGAGATCCTTCATGGCTGTTCCGTTCTTCTCGCAGGCCTGGTGCGACCAGGCCATGGCCGCATGCAACGCCAGCGACGCGATGTACAAGGGGTTCAAGGACCCCGCGACGTTCACCAACCGGATGGCCTTTGGCGTTGCCGGTCGCGACGACCTCGTCACGCACCTCGAATGGAAGGAAGCCAAGATCGTCCACTGGTCCCCGGCCGAGTTCCCGGAGAGCGACCTCTGGCTGATCATCAACGGTGAGATCCCGACCTGGCAGAAGTCGGCCTCGGGTCAGGTCGAGGGCGGCAAGCTCCTCATGGCCGGCAAGGTGAAGTTCGCCAAGGGCCCGATGTCGGCCGCCATCGAAAACGCTGCGGCCTTCAACGCCTTCCTTCTCTCCTGGGGTCAGGTCGACACCAACTGGGACGTCTGACCTACCAACGTCTGCCCGTGGGGCCGGCCCCTTCGGCCCCACGGCGCAACCGCGCAACTTGCCCCGCCGCAGTTCACCAAGCCCCATCTCGCTCCCTCCCGACACGACAACGAGGCGTAACCGTGCCAACGACGACCACGAGCAACTACCCGGTCTCCCTGTATGACGGCGACGACGCCAACGGCGTCGCAAACATCGTCGCGATGCTCATCCAGCAGAACCTGGAGAACTATCCAGCCCGTGTGAAGACCGCACGACGGATGCCGCGCCCCGTCACCATCTACAGCACCGACACCGACAGTGCCTGCACGATCGTGTTCGGCACCGACGAAGCCGTCGTCTTCAACGACGTCGTCGGCAAGCCCAACGTCACTGTCATCGCCACCGTCGACCAGATCCTCGACGTCTCCCAACTGGAGATGAAGGCAGGCGGCCTGCTGCCCGTCGGCTTCTTCACCAAGCGAGGCATGAAGGTGCTTGGCAACATCCTGACCCACAAGCTGGTCGTCAAGGGCCTCCTCACCCACACCCTCAGCTCGCTGCGCACCATCTCACTGGTCTCGGTCGTCTGACATGGCCGCACACCTCAGTTCCTTCGGGCCTCCACGGCCCACAAGCGGCACCCAGGTAGGTCGCTGGTTGATCATCGCCGCACTGGTGCCCGTGGCCCTGCTGTACCTACTGCCCAGGATCACCGGCCTGGTCGCCACCCCCTACCGGTTGGACCAAGCGGTCGTACACGCCGACGCCTACAACCCGGGCCTTCACCAAGTCGTCGAGCACGAGAAGGTCACCCTCGCCGCCTTCGACGCCTTGGATCAGGTGAAAACGGCTCTCGCGAACGTTCGCGAGACCGACGCCCAAGTCGCTCGCGAACTTGAACGCCTGATCGGTCAGATCACCGCCAACCTGCAAGGAACCCTGAACACCGCCCACGGAAACGTCGGCGGCATGTTGACCTCCTTGAACCAGCTCACAGCCCACCTCAACGCGCTGCACGGACCAGTCAACGGGGCCTCCGCAGCGGTGAAAGCCGACCGCGATTCCTTGGCCCGCATCCTGGCCGAAGCCCGCGCGACCGCCGCAGAAGTGAAGCGGGCCCGGATTTCAGCTGAGACCTCCGCCTCGAACGTCTCAGGAGAGTGACAAACCAATGATCTTCTTCGGACGCCGCGGCGGACCCGCTCGGACCGTACTCGCGATCATCGGCGTCGGTGTACTCGGACTGCTGAGCTTCGTGGTCTTCAACCTGAACACCCGACTCGACAATCAACAGAAGGCCAACGAGGCGACCCTCGTTGCCTCCAACGACATCGTCGACGTGAACGACCTACTCACCATGCGCCTTGAAGAACTGGTGGCACTGACCAAGACAGCCCAGAAGGCATTAGGCGAGACCTCCGCGCTCGGCCCCCTCCTGGTCAGTCTCCGTGAGGCCATTGGCCCTGCGGCAACGACAGTCGAAGCAGCCACAGGTGGCGCCGAACTGAGCACCAAGAAGCTCGACACCATGCACGAGATCCTCTCGGCCATCAAGAAGAAGATCCTGCCCCTCGTCGAGTCGGCAGACGCGTTCGGCGGCCAAGGCGGCGACCTCCTCGTCATCGTCAAGGACCTCGTCAAGGACCTCGAAAGTGCCGTCGCGGCGGCAGTCAAGATCAACCAGTCCCTGCCGCTCCCGGACTGAGCGACCCGAAGGCCAGGAGCCGACAAATGCACACTCGAACTGACATACCCGCCACAGCCTTTCCCCGCAGAGGCCGATCGTTGACCCACCGCGACGACATCTCCTTCAGCGACCTCCCGAGTCGCGGGAACAGCGGATCGACCAACCGTCGCTACGACGTTCCACACAAGTACCTGGCGGGCTCAACAGGATGGGCCGTAGCCACCGAATGGCTGGGCCGCTTGGCGGCCACCGTCGCAATCGTCCTGATGATCATGGTCTTCCACACGATCCACAAGGGACTCGTCGTCCAGGACAGCGCCGACAAGATCGTCACCGACTTCCACACAGCCAACGACTTCTTCGCTGACCGTGCGGACATGAACGCTCCCAAAAAGGTCCGCAAGCAACTCCAGGCCCTGCAACGCGTCCTCGCCCAACTCGACGACGCCGCTGCGCTAGACGTGCGCGAACTCTCTGCCGTGCTGCCCATCGTCGATCGCCTCCTCAAGGCCGGCGAGGGAGACGTCCGCATCGCCAAGCAACTCAAGGAGATCGCGACCATCCTCGGTGGATCCGCAGGCGAACTCCGCGCCATCGCTACCAAGGCTGATGCCACGGTGTCTGGCGTCGACCGGCAACTCTCTGAAGCGCTGCGGCAGGTCGAACTCCTCAACTCTCAGCTCGAGCGCACCACCCGAAAGCTCGCCATCCTCCCCGCAACCGGAGACAACAAATGACCAAGAAGGCATGGCTCCTGTTCGTCCTCGTCGTCGGCCTCGGTGGAGCGGTGTTCCTCAGCGGATCCAACGCATTCAAGCCCGGTGTCGATGACGTCAAGGACCCCCTTGGTCGTCCGTCCGCACTCAGTTTGGAAGTCATCCATTCCGCCAGCGAGTTCGAACGCATCACCGGGGTACTCGTTCCCAAACACGGGACCCTTTCGCAGCGCATCCAACGACTGAACGGCGTCGCTGACAACCTCGACATCGTGGTCGACGACGCCGGCAAGCTCACCGGGAAATCGATCACCGTCAATGAAGGCACCACCAAGGTGAACGACATTGCCCTGCCGCTGCCAGGACTCATTGCCTCAGTCACCGGACGAGCCGTTGAAGCTGCCCCTGTTGTCGGCGACCTCGGCAAGTCGGTGTCAGGTGTCACGACTGAACTTGAGGCCGTCCAGACACAACTCAATGGTGCATTCAGAGACCTTGCGAAACTGGGTCCGCGTGCCACAACGATCGTCGACCTTCTGGCACAGATCCAGGCTGCCTCGGTCAAGGTGAAGCCGCTGGCGCCTCTTCTCGCAGGGTTGTCCGGACCGCTGGAGACGATCTATGACCTCCCGTTGGCCGACGGTCTGCTTGACCTGCTGCTCGGCCTGACTCCCTGATCTCGCTCATGTCGGGCATTCCCGGCGCCCGTATGCATCACCGGAAGGCAACGACACCATGTTCCGCTTCTCTTGGGCTCTAGCCCTGGCTTGTTCGCTGGTCATGCTCACCGGCATCTTGATCGTCACAAGAGATCTGGCGATCACGAACGACATCTTCAAGGACGGCGTCGTACAA includes these proteins:
- a CDS encoding SCP2 sterol-binding domain-containing protein gives rise to the protein MAVPFFSQAWCDQAMAACNASDAMYKGFKDPATFTNRMAFGVAGRDDLVTHLEWKEAKIVHWSPAEFPESDLWLIINGEIPTWQKSASGQVEGGKLLMAGKVKFAKGPMSAAIENAAAFNAFLLSWGQVDTNWDV
- a CDS encoding FAD-dependent oxidoreductase; the protein is MTTRRVVVVGADAAGMSAAHQAIRANRARGEEIEVVALEMTQDTSYSACGLPYWVAGDVDDADELVARSPERHRELGIDLRLGATATELDVKDRKLTYRTSAGDTIRIGYDDLVIATGAAPVIPDWARTTEGAMVPGVRPLKDMTDGHAWLRTLNPTTSQAPAASPSPRRGIVVGGGYVGVEMAEAMHRRGWETTLITRTRVMSNLDPDMSARLETVIESAGVTVIGDTQVSELRTHPDGSVAAAVTDDGTVYPADAIVVAMGVRPATGFASLAGLPVGKTGGLLADESGRVAPGVWAAGDCCEVKHRVTGKWTFAPLGTHANKQGKTIGENLAGGEARFQGVLGTAITRFVAGDHHVEVARTGLSTAEAEEAGFTVASLVTEGRTASGYMPEASPIAVKVIADAYSRRLMGMQIIGGRAAGKRIDTAAASLWAGLSVDDLASMDLAYAPPFATVWEVVQLAARRLADRM
- the gshB gene encoding glutathione synthase: MLFVIDAIDTLLPAHDTSVALMETAQLRGHRVLITTAEQLGYDHGAVTAPCTDVVLRPAVRHEGSWITDPDWYALGPTTEVVLNEVDVVFMRTDPPVDDAYLRATFLLDLVDPNRTLILNSPRGLRDANEKLFVLQTPSALGTDSQVALTPPTLVTSNRTKIRETVLQWGRAVLKPTDGMAGRGVMVLDPTDPNLGTLLDSATNRGNTQVVIQKWIEDVEAEGDRRLIVLGGVPIGSVRRRAVEGDFRCNMAAGGAPEADVVTDRDREVCARLAPMLWSRGLHLVGLDLIGPYVTEINVTSPTGIREIDVVGNVQAAHEVIVWSETQCPRRAGAPTNTGGSSQ